From a single Pirellulales bacterium genomic region:
- a CDS encoding PilT/PilU family type 4a pilus ATPase produces the protein MDPKALAHRLMAKFAHKKGECEIDKLFRALVKVNGSDLHLKVDKPPYARVKGELRPLNRGPIDNEEMTRIIFEMMSDHHLRIFEATGGADFAHVVEVDGSNWRFRVNVLTQLGQVGLVARKVNQWIPDFAGLNLPPIVEELCKFDQGMVLLAGVTGSGKSTTIACMLNYINQNYRKHILTLEDPIEFVFKEDKCLINQREVGNDVKNFEIGMKHAVREDPDVMLVGEMRDQETFMTAIHAAETGHLVFGTIHASSAPSTIGRILDLFPADMHPALRSAIAFNMKAIIAQKLLPSIKEGVGRVPTVEIMTFNSTARKLILEEKDDKLGDLVRMSVKDGMQDFTMSLCSLVNKQLIDRNVALEVAPNVDALKMALKGISVSTPGIL, from the coding sequence ATGGATCCCAAGGCCCTGGCTCATCGCTTGATGGCCAAATTCGCCCATAAAAAGGGCGAGTGTGAAATTGACAAATTATTCCGCGCCTTGGTGAAGGTAAACGGATCGGACCTGCATTTGAAGGTTGATAAACCCCCCTATGCCCGCGTCAAGGGGGAGCTGCGCCCGCTCAATCGCGGTCCGATCGACAACGAGGAAATGACCCGCATTATTTTTGAAATGATGTCGGATCACCATTTGCGAATTTTTGAGGCGACGGGGGGGGCGGACTTTGCCCACGTGGTCGAGGTGGATGGCAGCAACTGGCGGTTCCGCGTGAATGTGCTGACCCAATTGGGCCAGGTGGGTCTGGTCGCGCGCAAGGTCAACCAGTGGATTCCGGACTTTGCCGGTTTAAATTTACCACCCATCGTCGAAGAGTTATGCAAGTTCGACCAGGGGATGGTGCTTCTGGCCGGAGTGACCGGTTCGGGCAAATCGACCACGATCGCTTGCATGCTCAATTATATCAATCAAAATTATCGCAAGCACATTCTCACACTGGAAGACCCGATCGAATTTGTCTTTAAAGAGGATAAATGCCTGATCAACCAGCGCGAGGTGGGGAACGATGTCAAAAACTTTGAGATCGGCATGAAGCACGCCGTCCGCGAAGATCCTGATGTGATGCTGGTGGGGGAAATGCGCGATCAAGAGACATTCATGACGGCCATACATGCCGCCGAAACCGGCCACTTGGTCTTTGGCACCATTCACGCCAGCAGCGCCCCCTCCACGATTGGGCGTATTTTGGACTTGTTTCCCGCGGATATGCACCCCGCCCTGCGGAGCGCGATTGCCTTTAACATGAAGGCCATCATCGCCCAAAAGCTGCTCCCCAGCATCAAAGAGGGGGTGGGACGCGTCCCCACGGTCGAGATCATGACGTTCAACTCGACCGCGCGCAAGCTGATCCTAGAGGAAAAAGACGACAAGCTGGGGGATTTGGTGCGGATGTCGGTTAAAGACGGCATGCAGGACTTTACCATGAGCCTCTGTTCCCTTGTCAATAAACAGCTTATCGACCGCAATGTCGCGCTCGAGGTCGCGCCTAATGTGGACGCGCTCAAAATGGCGCTCAAGGGGATTTCCGTTTCGACACCGGGGATTTTGTAA
- a CDS encoding ATPase, T2SS/T4P/T4SS family, with the protein MRRFLLLCLLVAVVCCLACPELALAQPTPAPTIKPPPEGWPPSSVLPFRREPAGFYFSLVKILVYWLTFLMWVKLTDYLCQDTVVFKQNHSLWNPILVGTGFLGLALFWVIPYFLFAYLWLLLALFVAPVVYVILRNATLPKHEKIFTPQHLRAMYADYAGKFGVKVKKEADLPQEEGAPVKFIPKGADDDQKNQVNLITARQSAGWQPAKQLIADMLARKAEMSMLEYSAQGVAVRFSIDGCWHNVPALTREVGDPMLAALKKMGNANEQDRRGKQEAIYECEYEKIKYQVRLVTQGTETGERAILSLKNTKTLLKSLDSLGMRAKLIETVKPFLNEQRGIVLVSAPPAGGGYSTIYSVVLRECDRYMRDFVGVEETNHREPEVENVHLTYYDAKHGDNPLKILNDQALKYPNVYAMSDLINGDVARFLIEQCGEDRLVLSGVRAKECAEALLRVLMLKVPAAEFAPEIKLVINMRTVRKLCEKCREAYTPPPETLKKLGLPPSQVTALYRPPTSWPEKEPPCVNCTGIGYVGRTGIFEVLVVGDHTRKALTTTPQLEAVRAAARKDGMRTLQEEGIVLVAKGITSLDELLRVLKGN; encoded by the coding sequence ATGCGGCGATTTTTGCTTTTGTGTTTGCTTGTGGCGGTCGTTTGCTGCCTGGCCTGTCCCGAACTGGCGCTGGCCCAGCCCACCCCCGCGCCCACCATCAAACCCCCGCCCGAGGGGTGGCCCCCATCTTCGGTGCTGCCGTTTCGCCGCGAACCGGCCGGATTTTACTTTAGTCTGGTCAAAATCCTGGTGTATTGGCTGACCTTCTTGATGTGGGTCAAACTTACCGATTATCTGTGCCAAGACACGGTCGTCTTTAAGCAAAACCACTCCCTGTGGAATCCCATCTTGGTTGGTACGGGTTTCTTGGGCTTGGCGTTATTTTGGGTAATACCGTATTTTTTGTTTGCTTATCTCTGGCTGTTGCTGGCGCTCTTTGTGGCGCCGGTTGTTTACGTGATCCTACGCAACGCCACCCTGCCCAAGCATGAAAAGATTTTCACGCCGCAGCATCTCCGGGCGATGTATGCGGATTACGCGGGAAAATTTGGGGTGAAGGTCAAAAAAGAGGCAGACCTGCCCCAGGAAGAGGGAGCTCCGGTCAAATTTATCCCCAAGGGGGCCGACGACGACCAAAAAAACCAGGTCAACCTGATCACAGCGCGTCAATCCGCCGGTTGGCAACCGGCGAAGCAACTGATCGCGGATATGTTGGCCCGCAAGGCCGAAATGAGCATGCTCGAATACTCGGCCCAGGGTGTGGCGGTGCGGTTTTCCATTGATGGCTGCTGGCACAACGTGCCGGCCCTGACGCGGGAGGTGGGGGATCCCATGTTGGCCGCGCTCAAGAAAATGGGCAACGCCAACGAACAGGACCGCCGGGGCAAACAAGAAGCAATTTACGAGTGCGAATACGAAAAGATCAAATATCAGGTCCGCCTGGTCACGCAAGGGACCGAAACGGGCGAACGGGCGATCCTCTCCCTCAAAAATACCAAAACTCTGCTCAAAAGCCTGGACAGTCTGGGGATGCGGGCCAAGCTGATCGAAACAGTCAAACCGTTCCTTAATGAGCAGCGCGGCATTGTACTGGTCTCGGCCCCCCCCGCCGGCGGGGGATATAGCACCATCTACAGCGTGGTCCTCCGCGAATGCGACCGTTACATGCGCGACTTTGTCGGCGTGGAAGAAACCAATCACCGCGAGCCCGAGGTGGAAAACGTCCACCTGACTTATTATGACGCCAAACATGGCGACAATCCGCTAAAAATTCTCAACGATCAGGCGCTCAAGTACCCCAACGTCTACGCGATGAGCGATTTGATCAATGGGGATGTGGCCCGCTTTTTGATAGAGCAGTGCGGCGAGGACCGATTAGTACTCAGCGGTGTGCGGGCCAAGGAATGCGCCGAGGCCCTCTTGCGGGTGCTCATGCTCAAGGTCCCCGCCGCCGAATTTGCACCGGAAATCAAGCTGGTCATCAACATGCGGACGGTCCGCAAACTGTGCGAAAAGTGCCGCGAAGCCTACACCCCTCCGCCGGAAACGCTCAAAAAGCTGGGCCTGCCCCCCAGCCAGGTCACCGCCCTGTATCGGCCCCCCACCAGTTGGCCGGAAAAAGAACCCCCCTGCGTGAATTGCACGGGTATCGGCTATGTGGGACGGACGGGGATATTTGAGGTGCTGGTTGTGGGGGACCACACCCGCAAGGCCCTGACCACCACCCCGCAACTCGAGGCCGTCCGGGCCGCCGCCCGCAAGGATGGCATGCGCACCCTCCAGGAAGAAGGAATTGTGCTGGTGGCCAAAGGGATCACCTCTTTGGATGAACTCTTGCGGGTGCTCAAGGGAAACTGA
- the hisF gene encoding imidazole glycerol phosphate synthase subunit HisF, translating to MLAKRVIPCLDVDQGRVVKGTKFLNLRDAGDPVAVAARYEAEGADELVFLDITASHEGREIMLDVVRRTAEVIFMPLTVGGGIRTLEDIRALLNAGCDKVSINSAAVRDPDFVRQAAQRFGSQCIVVNIDPKRIQRDGQTVWDVHINGGRIATGLEAVAWAKQVEQLGAGEIVLTCMDADGTKNGYDLEMTAAVSRAVRVPVVASGGAGRPEHFADAILRGRADATLAAGILHFGEYTIAQIKSEMSRQGIPVRLAA from the coding sequence ATGCTAGCCAAACGTGTCATCCCTTGCCTGGACGTTGATCAAGGCCGGGTGGTGAAAGGGACCAAATTTTTGAATTTACGCGACGCGGGGGATCCCGTGGCGGTCGCCGCGCGGTATGAGGCGGAGGGGGCGGATGAGTTGGTTTTTTTAGACATTACCGCCAGTCATGAAGGGCGCGAGATCATGCTGGATGTGGTCCGCCGGACGGCGGAGGTGATTTTTATGCCCCTGACCGTCGGTGGCGGCATTCGCACCCTGGAGGATATTCGCGCGCTCCTCAACGCCGGTTGCGATAAGGTCTCGATCAATTCCGCCGCGGTGCGCGATCCCGACTTTGTCCGCCAAGCCGCCCAGCGGTTTGGCAGCCAGTGCATTGTGGTCAATATTGATCCTAAACGGATCCAGCGCGATGGCCAAACCGTTTGGGATGTCCATATCAATGGCGGAAGAATCGCCACCGGGTTGGAAGCCGTCGCCTGGGCTAAGCAGGTGGAACAGCTAGGCGCGGGGGAGATCGTTTTAACCTGCATGGATGCCGATGGCACCAAAAACGGTTACGACCTGGAAATGACCGCCGCGGTCAGCCGCGCGGTTCGGGTCCCCGTGGTGGCCAGTGGCGGCGCGGGACGGCCGGAACATTTTGCCGACGCCATCTTGCGGGGCCGGGCTGATGCCACGCTAGCGGCGGGAATTTTGCATTTTGGCGAATATACCATCGCCCAAATCAAATCAGAAATGTCGCGCCAGGGGATTCCTGTGCGACTGGCGGCGTAG